A region of the Euwallacea fornicatus isolate EFF26 chromosome 22, ASM4011564v1, whole genome shotgun sequence genome:
CtcaattttgtcaaattgtCACTTTTTCCTGCTAttaatgtcagtttttttaaatcaataaaacttaatttaccgagtaaataataaaaactactcatagttttatttgaacaacTTATGTGCTTTTAGTacaatgataataaaataagcaacaaattacacattatcaAACTATAcaggtaaaataaatataaataaaaataaattaggacTTTTTAGCTACCAAAGAGTCCACAGAATTCGAGTAGCTTTTGGCTATTTTTATAAGAGCCAGACCTGATCCTATGCCACAGACAGTACAGAGGGCCACATTTTGAGGTACCACGCTCCTTATTATGGCCCAAATTAGCACTGAGCCCAGTGAGAATGTTACAGCACCAAATGCACTTAAATGatcattaaacatttattaaatgcACCAtaacattttgaatttgatttaCCTGTAAAGTAGCTTTTCTTTCTGGGGTAAGGCAGCTAAATGAGGTCTGTTATACAGATACAAACCACTTCCTACCAAAGTGTTGAATAACAGGACATTTGTTATGTCTCGTTTGGGGAATATTCTAAATATGTTTCATAGTTATTTTTCTGTTCAAGTAGAGGGTATAGACGAACTTTACCTTAAGACTAAAGAAGGGTTCATAACGTTGACAGAGAGGGCTGTGTAACTAAGTACCCCCTGAACCGGTGCATAGTAAAATAGCAGGCTTTTTGTAGTAAGGGGCTTCAGCCCTAATCTGCTGCAGAGGGATACTTTGGACTCGGGTGCTggcattatttttagatttgatCTTATACAAATCACGTGGAAATTAGGACTctttcgataaaaattttccaaaaataaatcgaatatttgactattttttgacaattgtccagaaattagttaaaattgaCAGTTGTCACTTGTTCTCATGTCAGACAAGAGCGTCATCTATTGGAATGTTGGTTAGAATTTTgcatacaacaaaaaaaatgaggttagtttttttaaagttagaaagTAGGCAAAGAAAGTCGAGATGCTTTTAAgaataatttctcgaaaattgaCTAAAAATACAAGAAGCGTTTCCAATGTAATACAAACATGCAAACGTACGTTGTCTTCAGAAGACACAGAACCAACAGCAAAACCAAAAACCGGTACATATGCAGATGCTTTTAATAAGtttgaaaacattaaagaaaGCCAAAAAGAGGAACTGCAAACCTTTGCAAGTCTTCTAAAGAATTCCAAATTTATTGATGTAAGTGATAACATAATTTaagaataattcaaaaagcaCATAATCCGGTTGCATAAGAGTATAGTAATAATTAACTTAAACATGTGCATGTATCGATTATTtgattacattaaaaaattgtatttgtattttgaacatatatataaaaatagcaTGATTATACATTAATCCATTAAGCAGCATCATGCAGTCAAATTAGTCTACTATTGAATGACTAGAATAAGCTCTATTATACTCGAGCAAGTATTAAGCTTTTATTTCAGTTAGGTGATCCTGAAGGTAAAGTAGTAACAGGCGAAATATTCCATGTAGTAGATGATGATCTGTATATTGATTTTGGCTGGAAATTTCATTGCGTCTGTCCAAGGCCTATGCAAAATTCCAGGTAGTGTCTTTCATGGTTCAAAAATTAGTTCATAAAGAATCATCACACAATTTTAGTGGTTACATTCGTGGGGCTAAAGTGCGGCTGAGGATCAAAGAACTGGAATTATCAACCAAATTCTTGGGCTATGATAGAGATCTCACATTATTAGAGGCTGACTGTCATTTGTTAGGATTGGTTCAGGAGAGAAGGCAGTAGAAGTCAAGTGTAATGTTatgtaaatatcaattttatttaattgtctgtaaatttcataaaaagattattgttgtttaatattttaattggcaAGAAATTAGTATTATACAACAAAACATTACTTACAagttaaaagaataaaattgaatttataagCTGTAAATTTAGAGAGATATCTTTTCAATAAGAACAAAACaacacattatttatttaaagcttacttaccaaaatatttaatatatacaCTTTGCAATGAAACATAtcaatacttaaaattttaaagtattaaGTTTTACACACATAATTATCagtaaaacattattaaaaaaagtacttaTTCAGATCTAGGCAACAACATTAGAGTTTTGAGTATATTTTTGTGAggtatattaaataaacatgtaGAGGGTATAATACAATAAGGCACATGGAGAATTCCCTtgtagaatattaaaaaataatgaagaatCTAAGAACACAAAGAACTTGTTACAAAATGGTGCAGGGCAGGCCACAGCATAACGGTAAACACACTGGGACCACTGCCATTCCTTTCTTGGTTTTTGATTTAGCTCCACTTTCTGATGCATACATGTATTTTCCAGAAGCTTTGCCATATTCTCCCTAAAAACTCGAGATACTGaagattaaattatatttgaaattgggTAATTACCTGTGCCCTCCATGCACCACCTCCTTCTTCTTTATTGGCAAACATCTCATGACCTGGTGGATAATAAACTGGAGGTCCTGTGACATTCTTGGTTGCAGGTTCCTTCTTCTGGATTTCCTCAACTTCGGGAGCTTGTTGCTGTTTATAGGTTTCTACCACTTTTTTGTGGGCCATCTCTCTTTCATGGGCAGTAAAACCCGCATTTAAGGGACTATTGGGTGGCTGCAAGCAACTGCAAATCAAATCTAAACCGTCTTAAAATGCCACTAAACATACCTCGCCTCCTATAGTGGCCATAAGCTCCTCCACCCTCTTGGGCGGCCCATCCGTTTCATCGCCCCTAGGAAATTTGCGAGGTAATAAAGTTTGACTCTCCTCGTGAGGAGGATAGCCACCCTTGTAtctagatttatttttgattagaCGTATTATCAGCCCCAtgataatatttcaatatacCTGTTTTCGCTGGAGTTAGTGGACTTATATGAATACTGAATGTTAATGGGCTCCTGGGGCTTCTTTCCGTAAGGTGGGTTTTGGGGGTTGAACGTCTCCACGTCTCTAGGCGGCGACACTTGCCTTTGAGGGGGGTACCCGTTCTGATAGTTAGTGGTGTGAGTCGTTTGAGTTTCTTTTAGTGCGTACGTTTTTTTCCTATCGGGGCTTGATGGGGGGTTATACACTGGATATCTACAGCATATGCAAGTTGTTATTTAGAGTGGTGTAAATGAGTGTTTAGTGTTCTATGTGATTGTCAATATTACTTTCTTACCCTCTCTCAGACATTGGAGGTTGATTCCTGTTTATGGTCTCCTTGTTTATGTAGTACTCTCGAGTTTCTTGGGTGGTGGGTGGTGGTGGTAAAGGGAAATTCTTTGTTGTGACTGTTTCGTTATATGTATAAGTTTGATTTCGGGCTacagaaatgtttttcttaatataaTATTCTAAACTAGCCCTGGAACTTACTTGGTGGATTTATATCTGGTTGATAGCCAGGCTGGTAATTCCTTACTGTAGTGATTTCCTCAGTTACAGTGGTGTGCTCATCAGGAGGTGTTGGTTTCCTGTAGCGTACAACCTCGTCTTTGACCAATTCCtgatacgatttttttaatgtagagTCCTTCCAGCCTGGCTCTTGCCTGAagtaattttccttattttctgtctatagaaacaaatttaaatgataatgGTGTAGTGTTAATTCCACTTCCAGACCTTATTATACTCAAAGCTCTTGCTGGGGGTGGTAATCGTGTCATTGGGAGAATACGTGTACCTctccaatttatttaaatactcCTCATTGATATCTGTATTTTCCCTCACTTGAGTGGGGTAGTTGCCAGATCCAGGAATTTCGTAAGTGTAAGTTTTGATAGTGGTTGTCACTTTGGTGTTTCCTGTTATATGAGAATTTTCttgataatatatttttcttttaattgtaatttaacCTGCTGGGTGTAGGTTAGGGTCTAAATGGGCCAGGACCTCTGGATCAATGTCTGGTACTGGAGTTTCGAGTACTCGGATCGGGTAGTCGTGTACGTTCATTACTTTAGTCTGCTTCGAAAGGGTGGAAGTTCTTGAAGAGGTTGGGGAGACCGGTCTTAAAGGTCTAATATCCCCGTAGGTTCCTTATTGGTGATCAATCAATTACCACAATACCCAATAAATGAATTTGATAAAACTACCATCAGTAGAATAACCTTCTTTTCTATAGCTCTTCTCTTCGGTTCTCTCAAAAGTGCGAGATTTAGACGAAGGAGGGGTATCCCCATAGTGGAGCTCCCTGTTGACGCTGGTAGTAGTCCTAAAATTGTCCAGTGTAATTAAGTCACTCAATGTTACGTCGAATGGGCACTTACTGATATCCTGGATCCGTGCCAGTGCTATTATAGATCTCTGGAAAACAAACGGATATGCTAAAAATATGCCTTGATTCATGTTTTCAGTATCATGTCTCGATtctttatagaaaatatattggGTCAGTGGGAGGATTTGTGTTTCCTTTGCGAATTGAGACATAAACTCACCTTTCTCTGAAAATGAGGATTTCTTAACTTGCTGCAAATCATCAAGAAGAGAGTCTAGTTGATTGATGCTGTTCTGCATTCTAGATTTTTCAGGCCCAATGTCTCGTTCCACGGTGCTTTTACCATACATGTATTTCTCCTTCTTGTAACCATGCACCTTTTCCCTGCCATCTGGAGACTAAAATCAAGGtgtaattagattttttatacACAGTAGAAGCATTGGTTACTTTATAGGAGTAGGCATCATCTGAGGAATATTCAGTGATTGGGTTTGCTGATTTTAAATTCGTAACTCTATTAAGAGAGTTAGTTCTCCCATACCCATCACCGCTGCTGCTGATATATTTTGAAGTCTCTTTGTAGCTAGAACTGGCGTTTTGGCCTAAAGAACTGCCGGGTCTGGATACAGAGTTTTGAAGGTCCTCCAGTAAGTTGtctggaaaatttaaatgctttGATGGATAGTTTTGAGTGCTAAAATCTTACCTAAATTGGAATCAAACTGAGTTAGATTCCTTCCCGGTGATCTGTTGCGCATTATCCGAGTTTCTTGATATTCCTTCCTTTCGACTGTAGACATGCTGTGAAGCGACGCCTATTCTACACTAATCTGCAACAAAACGGGCCTTGAAATGGTTAAATCTTAACGAGTTCAGTTCCAGATTAAGATTCTATATTTAACAGACATAACTTTCGCAtgagttttctaattttaaagcgTTGAGGTAAGTCTGGAGAgttcttgttttattttgaaaaggttGGGCCTGTCTTCAGAAACTAAATGACTAAAGACTTCAAAGATAGAAACTCTAATTGTACGCTCAAGAGACGGCAATAAAAGACAAATTGGAGTCTCTAAGTAGTTTATTTCTAGAGTTCTTTTCTCGGACTATGACctaattttaatggaatttgccTTGTCGCGGATGCTTTTCCCATTTGCAAGGCCGgggtatttttaagattttctgCATACATTCACATGATGAACTTGGCATTAAAAAGACCAAAAATCACGCAAAACCAATGACATGTGTGTAATTGAAACTATATAAGGTTGGCGCCTACACAGTCGATTTTTTCAAGATCGAAGTCGGTGGCATTGACCCACATCAAGCCCCGAAAGTGTCCTTAGTATTGTTTGCTTTACCGTCGTCAACCTTCGTcttaatttcaaagaaaacaataatttttttctagcgAGATGGTATAAGCTCAAGTTTCTCATACGCTCTGGAACTCTGCAGTTTCAGTAATAGTTACTACTTTACTTACTTTGTTGAAGTTGTAGGAGCAGTCTTGCACATgagtaagaaaaaatttaattcattcaGCACACGagtgaattaaattttgtggGAACGGTAAACTTTTTAATCTGATTCGAAACTTCGAcggtattaaaataattatgtaagGGATCAATCAGTACTGTATAGAGCTGTTATTTGAACACGTTATATGATTTAGTTAAGGTTTTGGgcgtttttttgttatttcaggATAGTTTTGTTGCTTCAGATTATTAAGTCTTAAAAAtatgacactttatttaaaaaatatattaaaacacttaaaatgcATTGTACCCATATACCCAATACGTCTCTGTACGGGATTAAATTAAGTACCTGTTTACCTAGTTAGCGATATTTACCAAAAGAAAATGCCTGTGATTATCAATCATTATTACTCCGCAATAgatagaattaattttttttatactttagTGAATTATCTCTAAGATAACGATACTATATACATGTGTACTacacatgtatacagggtgtctcttaatgtatggtaaaaaatgaaaagggtCAATCACGCGGTcgttttaagataaaaactttatatagAGGCATGTGCTAGATTGTTGTCATTTCGATTTGGAGGGTGttcaagttaatttttttttagattttcattaatttctctgttatatacaaagaaaaatagcTGAAAATTGGTAATAACAATCCTTTTAGCATTacgaacaaactgaaataagacttatttaaaatatagagCGTTACTTTTTTCGCAGGcgctcttaaattttttttataactcttagattttattcatgaactttattattattacttattatatttttttaatatttaactatTAGAAATACACTTGTAGTTTTTCATACTCTTCGGCAGTCCATAAGAAGAAGGGAAGAATCTTGTATTTTGGTAACAGGACACTTTCAACAATTACCTTGATCTGATCATAATCCAAATcagtagttttaatttttacaaatatcttttaaattattcttcctcataaaaaaactgaaggggcaaaaaagttaataaaaaacataaggGAATAAATGAAGTTACtcaataaaatctaaaaaagtaaaaaaagttttgaggtAAAATATTCAGAGTAACCACGAAAAAAGTAATGTCCTgtagagtattttaaataattgttattttagttTGTTTATAATGTTATAATGATTGTTAAGTTAATTATGTTTATAGTTGTgagataatatttatttacaacaaagaaataaataaaaatagaaaaaaaaataaaatttcaacccACCCTGCAAATTGAAATGTAAGCAATTTAGAATATgcctttatatgaagtttttatcttaaaataagttcATGATCcacgtattttat
Encoded here:
- the LOC136346119 gene encoding uncharacterized protein isoform X2; the encoded protein is MSTVERKEYQETRIMRNRSPGRNLTQFDSNLDNLLEDLQNSVSRPGSSLGQNASSSYKETSKYISSSGDGYGRTNSLNRVTNLKSANPITEYSSDDAYSYKSPDGREKVHGYKKEKYMYGKSTVERDIGPEKSRMQNSINQLDSLLDDLQQVKKSSFSEKEIYNSTGTDPGYQTTTSVNRELHYGDTPPSSKSRTFERTEEKSYRKEGYSTDGTYGDIRPLRPVSPTSSRTSTLSKQTKVMNVHDYPIRVLETPVPDIDPEVLAHLDPNLHPAGNTKVTTTIKTYTYEIPGSGNYPTQVRENTDINEEYLNKLERYTYSPNDTITTPSKSFEYNKTENKENYFRQEPGWKDSTLKKSYQELVKDEVVRYRKPTPPDEHTTVTEEITTVRNYQPGYQPDINPPITTKNFPLPPPPTTQETREYYINKETINRNQPPMSERGYPVYNPPSSPDRKKTYALKETQTTHTTNYQNGYPPQRQVSPPRDVETFNPQNPPYGKKPQEPINIQYSYKSTNSSENRYKGGYPPHEESQTLLPRKFPRGDETDGPPKRVEELMATIGGEPPNSPLNAGFTAHEREMAHKKVVETYKQQQAPEVEEIQKKEPATKNVTGPPVYYPPGHEMFANKEEGGGAWRAQGEYGKASGKYMYASESGAKSKTKKGMAVVPVCLPLCCGLPCTIL
- the LOC136346119 gene encoding uncharacterized protein isoform X4, which gives rise to MSTVERKEYQETRIMRNRSPGRNLTQFDSNLDNLLEDLQNSVSRPGSSLGQNASSSYKETSKYISSSGDGYGRTNSLNRVTNLKSANPITEYSSDDAYSYKSPDGREKVHGYKKEKYMYGKSTVERDIGPEKSRMQNSINQLDSLLDDLQQVKKSSFSEKEIYNSTGTDPGYQTTTSVNRELHYGDTPPSSKSRTFERTEEKSYRKEGYSTDGTYGDIRPLRPVSPTSSRTSTLSKQTKVMNVHDYPIRVLETPVPDIDPEVLAHLDPNLHPAGNTKVTTTIKTYTYEIPGSGNYPTQVRENTDINEEYLNKLERYTYSPNDTITTPSKSFEYNKTENKENYFRQEPGWKDSTLKKSYQELVKDEVVRYRKPTPPDEHTTVTEEITTVRNYQPGYQPDINPPITTKNFPLPPPPTTQETREYYINKETINRNQPPMSERGGDETDGPPKRVEELMATIGGEPPNSPLNAGFTAHEREMAHKKVVETYKQQQAPEVEEIQKKEPATKNVTGPPVYYPPGHEMFANKEEGGGAWRAQGEYGKASGKYMYASESGAKSKTKKGMAVVPVCLPLCCGLPCTIL
- the LOC136346119 gene encoding uncharacterized protein isoform X1; the encoded protein is MSTVERKEYQETRIMRNRSPGRNLTQFDSNLDNLLEDLQNSVSRPGSSLGQNASSSYKETSKYISSSGDGYGRTNSLNRVTNLKSANPITEYSSDDAYSYKSPDGREKVHGYKKEKYMYGKSTVERDIGPEKSRMQNSINQLDSLLDDLQQVKKSSFSEKEIYNSTGTDPGYQTTTSVNRELHYGDTPPSSKSRTFERTEEKSYRKEGYSTDGTYGDIRPLRPVSPTSSRTSTLSKQTKVMNVHDYPIRVLETPVPDIDPEVLAHLDPNLHPAGNTKVTTTIKTYTYEIPGSGNYPTQVRENTDINEEYLNKLERYTYSPNDTITTPSKSFEYNKTENKENYFRQEPGWKDSTLKKSYQELVKDEVVRYRKPTPPDEHTTVTEEITTVRNYQPGYQPDINPPTRNQTYTYNETVTTKNFPLPPPPTTQETREYYINKETINRNQPPMSERGYPVYNPPSSPDRKKTYALKETQTTHTTNYQNGYPPQRQVSPPRDVETFNPQNPPYGKKPQEPINIQYSYKSTNSSENRYKGGYPPHEESQTLLPRKFPRGDETDGPPKRVEELMATIGGEPPNSPLNAGFTAHEREMAHKKVVETYKQQQAPEVEEIQKKEPATKNVTGPPVYYPPGHEMFANKEEGGGAWRAQGEYGKASGKYMYASESGAKSKTKKGMAVVPVCLPLCCGLPCTIL
- the LOC136346119 gene encoding uncharacterized protein isoform X3, with product MSTVERKEYQETRIMRNRSPGRNLTQFDSNLDNLLEDLQNSVSRPGSSLGQNASSSYKETSKYISSSGDGYGRTNSLNRVTNLKSANPITEYSSDDAYSYKSPDGREKVHGYKKEKYMYGKSTVERDIGPEKSRMQNSINQLDSLLDDLQQVKKSSFSEKEIYNSTGTDPGYQTTTSVNRELHYGDTPPSSKSRTFERTEEKSYRKEGYSTDGTYGDIRPLRPVSPTSSRTSTLSKQTKVMNVHDYPIRVLETPVPDIDPEVLAHLDPNLHPAGNTKVTTTIKTYTYEIPGSGNYPTQVRENTDINEEYLNKLERYTYSPNDTITTPSKSFEYNKTENKENYFRQEPGWKDSTLKKSYQELVKDEVVRYRKPTPPDEHTTVTEEITTVRNYQPGYQPDINPPTRNQTYTYNETVTTKNFPLPPPPTTQETREYYINKETINRNQPPMSERGGDETDGPPKRVEELMATIGGEPPNSPLNAGFTAHEREMAHKKVVETYKQQQAPEVEEIQKKEPATKNVTGPPVYYPPGHEMFANKEEGGGAWRAQGEYGKASGKYMYASESGAKSKTKKGMAVVPVCLPLCCGLPCTIL
- the mRpS28 gene encoding small ribosomal subunit protein bS1m is translated as MLLRIISRKLTKNTRSVSNVIQTCKRTLSSEDTEPTAKPKTGTYADAFNKFENIKESQKEELQTFASLLKNSKFIDLGDPEGKVVTGEIFHVVDDDLYIDFGWKFHCVCPRPMQNSSGYIRGAKVRLRIKELELSTKFLGYDRDLTLLEADCHLLGLVQERRQ
- the LOC136346121 gene encoding uncharacterized protein; the protein is MPAPESKVSLCSRLGLKPLTTKSLLFYYAPVQGVLSYTALSVNVMNPSLVLRIFPKRDITNVLLFNTLVGSGLYLYNRPHLAALPQKEKLLYSAFGAVTFSLGSVLIWAIIRSVVPQNVALCTVCGIGSGLALIKIAKSYSNSVDSLVAKKS